One genomic region from Saprospiraceae bacterium encodes:
- a CDS encoding SDR family oxidoreductase produces the protein MTKNKIALITGGSRGLGRDMALSLARQGTDIILTYRTKQSEAYTTIMNIEAMGRKAVSLQLDMADFGSLDQFVENLTKTLADQWSTDSFDFLINNAGMGATVPFLEVKEALFDEFLNVHFKGVFFLTQKCVPMIQSGGRIINISSGTTRISNPGYSVYASMKGAVETFTKYLAKELGAKGISANIVAPGPVETDFNHAAIRNNPEFKARLSSFSPLGRVGNADDIGGVIAFLCSPEAKWINGQRIEVSGGIHV, from the coding sequence ATGACAAAAAACAAAATTGCCCTCATCACCGGCGGAAGCAGAGGATTGGGTAGAGACATGGCATTGAGCCTGGCTCGGCAAGGCACAGACATCATCCTCACCTATCGAACCAAACAGTCTGAGGCATACACCACTATAATGAATATAGAAGCGATGGGTAGAAAAGCAGTCTCCCTACAGTTGGATATGGCAGATTTTGGATCTCTGGATCAATTCGTCGAAAACTTAACAAAGACACTGGCTGATCAATGGTCTACGGACTCATTTGACTTTCTGATCAATAATGCAGGTATGGGCGCGACAGTGCCTTTTCTGGAGGTGAAAGAAGCGTTATTCGATGAGTTTTTGAACGTACATTTTAAAGGGGTGTTTTTTCTGACTCAAAAATGTGTACCTATGATCCAATCCGGCGGGCGAATCATCAATATATCCAGTGGGACTACCCGAATCAGCAATCCAGGTTATTCTGTCTACGCCTCCATGAAAGGAGCAGTAGAAACATTTACAAAGTACCTGGCCAAAGAGCTTGGCGCCAAAGGCATCAGTGCCAATATCGTGGCACCCGGTCCAGTAGAAACTGATTTTAATCATGCTGCCATCAGAAACAATCCTGAGTTTAAAGCCCGGTTATCTTCTTTTTCTCCGCTCGGCAGAGTTGGCAATGCAGACGATATAGGTGGGGTCATAGCCTTTCTGTGCTCTCCGGAAGCTAAATGGATCAATGGTCAAAGAATCGAAGTCAGTGGGGGCATTCACGTTTAA
- a CDS encoding response regulator transcription factor → MAKSIKVLIVEDDHHLAQLVSIQVTALPASADIIENGWKALDQVMSHHYDLMILDLMLPGLNGLEICRKIRQVNKSLPILMLTAKSEEQDKIDGFNIGADDYLTKPFSNGELMARIKALLRRTHTETTTSDKTAYIQNHELRIDLENHQMYRNGQEIELTAKEFDLIHFFMKNPGRAFTRQQLLDEVWGPHFDGLEHTINSTINRLRSKIETDLNKPEYILTAWGVGYRFKNI, encoded by the coding sequence ATGGCTAAGTCTATCAAAGTCCTAATAGTAGAAGATGACCATCATCTTGCACAATTGGTATCCATCCAGGTCACTGCCCTCCCAGCCTCTGCAGACATCATCGAAAACGGATGGAAAGCACTCGACCAGGTCATGAGTCACCATTATGATCTGATGATATTGGATCTCATGCTCCCCGGACTCAATGGACTGGAGATTTGTCGCAAGATCCGTCAGGTCAATAAATCCCTCCCTATCCTGATGCTTACAGCCAAATCTGAAGAACAGGACAAAATCGATGGCTTCAACATCGGAGCCGATGATTATCTCACCAAACCATTCAGCAATGGGGAGCTCATGGCCAGAATCAAAGCCTTGTTGCGTCGCACGCATACAGAAACCACCACCTCAGATAAAACAGCCTACATTCAAAATCACGAACTGCGGATCGATCTCGAAAATCACCAGATGTATCGGAATGGCCAGGAGATCGAACTGACGGCCAAGGAGTTTGATTTGATCCATTTTTTTATGAAAAATCCGGGAAGGGCCTTTACCCGCCAACAATTGCTGGACGAGGTATGGGGGCCACATTTTGATGGGTTGGAGCATACCATCAATTCTACCATCAACCGGCTGAGATCAAAAATAGAAACGGATCTCAACAAACCTGAGTATATCCTTACCGCCTGGGGAGTAGGCTACCGTTTTAAAAATATTTGA
- a CDS encoding HAMP domain-containing histidine kinase: MKRIFNTGLLSNHRTRRILLATFVTFLALSLYFTIYTYRSLIRTHKDTSLMRLAGIANSTALLIDGDMHQMLMDKYPLKDGIDSVGDDMYYQLIHQKLMINEKANMLKTPIYTIVYDSTIMAYEFGITSADKPYFRHVYKGFPAQLLEQYNQGGTIPPYKDEFGHWLSAFAPIKNKLGKTVAVLQADERYDLFIAQARSAVWQNVILSLVLIGVLFFVLMRILHHILSRELKDKVALNEANESNKNMSLQLAQSLDELKKTDEFRKEMIANFSHDLRTPLASVSGYLELLLQDQGNLINPEDKENYLKIAYSEAQRLKRLVNELFELSKLESGQVKLQEERFSLPELAQDVLNKYQVDCKEKNIDLLTDFQSDLHLIHGDISWIDRLLQNLLDNAVKHCNHGGFIKITISENNQTTQEVKVCNSGDPIPQAHLPYVFDRYFRSTNRKTQSSSGLGLAIVKKIVDIHHGGIRAEATDQVTTFRFWLPLS, translated from the coding sequence TTGAAAAGAATCTTCAATACAGGATTATTATCCAATCACCGGACCCGCAGAATATTGCTAGCGACTTTTGTAACCTTTCTGGCGCTAAGTCTATACTTTACGATATATACGTATCGATCTCTGATCAGAACACATAAAGACACTTCTCTGATGCGCCTGGCAGGTATCGCCAACTCTACGGCCCTGCTGATCGATGGCGATATGCACCAGATGCTTATGGACAAATACCCGCTCAAAGATGGAATTGACAGTGTAGGAGATGATATGTACTACCAGCTCATCCATCAAAAGCTCATGATCAATGAAAAGGCAAATATGCTCAAGACACCGATATATACGATCGTGTATGACTCGACGATCATGGCTTATGAGTTTGGGATTACTTCTGCAGACAAACCTTATTTTAGACATGTATACAAGGGTTTTCCCGCTCAATTGCTCGAACAATACAATCAGGGGGGCACCATTCCTCCGTATAAGGATGAATTTGGGCATTGGTTGTCAGCCTTCGCACCTATCAAGAATAAATTGGGAAAAACTGTAGCGGTCCTCCAGGCGGATGAAAGATATGATTTGTTTATAGCTCAGGCTCGCAGTGCAGTCTGGCAAAATGTCATCTTAAGCCTGGTACTGATCGGAGTATTGTTTTTTGTATTAATGCGGATACTTCATCATATACTTTCCAGAGAGTTAAAAGATAAAGTAGCGCTCAATGAAGCGAATGAGTCCAATAAAAATATGAGCCTCCAACTGGCTCAGAGTCTGGATGAATTGAAAAAGACGGACGAATTTCGCAAAGAGATGATAGCCAATTTTTCGCACGATCTGAGGACACCTTTGGCTAGTGTATCCGGATACCTGGAGTTGCTGTTACAAGATCAAGGAAATCTCATCAACCCGGAGGATAAAGAAAATTACCTAAAGATCGCCTACTCGGAAGCGCAAAGGTTAAAAAGATTGGTCAATGAATTATTTGAACTGTCTAAACTGGAATCCGGCCAGGTGAAGCTCCAAGAAGAAAGGTTTTCACTGCCTGAACTTGCGCAGGATGTACTCAATAAATACCAGGTAGACTGCAAAGAAAAAAATATTGATTTGCTGACCGATTTTCAATCTGATTTACATTTGATCCATGGGGATATCAGCTGGATCGATCGACTCTTGCAAAATCTGCTGGACAATGCAGTGAAGCATTGTAACCATGGTGGTTTCATAAAAATAACTATATCAGAAAACAATCAAACCACCCAGGAGGTCAAAGTCTGCAATTCGGGTGATCCCATACCTCAGGCACATCTGCCTTATGTCTTTGATCGGTATTTCCGATCGACCAATCGAAAGACACAAAGCTCCAGCGGACTCGGTCTGGCAATAGTAAAAAAAATAGTGGACATTCATCATGGGGGAATCCGTGCTGAGGCCACTGACCAGGTGACTACCTTTAGATTTTGGCTTCCACTGTCATAG
- a CDS encoding sialate O-acetylesterase, giving the protein MNKLLSLFMLCIVFGWRFQVDPDPLLPKKENFWIFILAGQSNMAGRGLLEPIDTIPDPRIFTLDVSDHWVQAKEPLHYYEPGRTGLDCGLSFGKDMIRQLDTSIYIGLIPCAVGGSSVEQWLGDSTHRGVTLFSNLRHKAELAEKVGTIKGILWHQGENNANPTLIKDYENKVLELFHQFRSAVHNDHLQIMVGELANFLSKNEYGHYPDTINRILHHLPVRDPFISVIPTADLIHKGDSVHFDGPSQRVLGRRFAAAVKL; this is encoded by the coding sequence ATGAATAAGCTATTATCCCTCTTTATGCTTTGCATTGTTTTCGGATGGCGCTTTCAGGTTGATCCTGATCCGCTTCTTCCAAAAAAAGAAAACTTTTGGATTTTTATTTTGGCGGGGCAATCCAATATGGCTGGAAGAGGACTTCTTGAGCCGATAGACACCATCCCGGATCCAAGAATTTTTACGCTCGATGTATCGGACCATTGGGTCCAGGCCAAAGAGCCCTTACATTATTACGAACCAGGCAGAACAGGACTGGACTGCGGGCTTTCCTTTGGAAAAGATATGATCCGACAACTAGACACTTCGATTTATATTGGGCTCATACCCTGTGCAGTAGGAGGAAGTTCCGTAGAACAGTGGTTGGGAGATTCTACCCACAGAGGGGTGACCTTGTTTTCAAACCTTAGACATAAAGCTGAGCTAGCTGAAAAAGTGGGTACTATAAAAGGTATTCTTTGGCACCAGGGTGAAAACAATGCCAATCCTACCCTGATAAAAGATTATGAAAATAAGGTGCTGGAACTATTCCATCAATTCAGGTCTGCAGTGCACAATGATCATTTGCAAATAATGGTCGGAGAACTGGCTAATTTTTTAAGTAAAAACGAATATGGACATTATCCGGATACTATCAATAGGATACTCCATCATCTGCCTGTCAGAGATCCATTTATCTCAGTGATTCCAACAGCGGATCTGATACACAAGGGAGATTCAGTTCATTTTGATGGACCTTCTCAGCGTGTGTTAGGCAGAAGGTTTGCTGCTGCAGTAAAACTATGA